In one window of Candidatus Deferrimicrobiaceae bacterium DNA:
- the dnaJ gene encoding molecular chaperone DnaJ: MSKRDYYELLGVARGASADEIKKAYRQQALQYHPDRNPGDKSSEDRFKEVNEAYSVLSDQQKREQYDRFGHAGPAGQGFGGFQDFGGFGVEDILNDFFGSVFGGGTGGGRRPQRGADLRYNLTIKFDEAVFGTEKELIIPRTSTCGDCKGSGAKKGTSPEKCGACNGRGQVSVQQGFFSISRPCGRCGGTGQVIKERCPACNGSGGIRENRPLKVKIPAGVDNGTRMKLRGEGEAGPQGGPSGDLYVVISVEEHPFFIREGADLLCEVPITFPQAALGADIDVPTLSGKKTLTIPSGTRSGQDFVMKGEGVAQVNGYRRGNLVIRAIIDVPKKLTKRQRELLTEFQVLAGETPGPMSRSFFEKVKEFFE, translated from the coding sequence GTGAGCAAGCGCGACTATTACGAACTGCTCGGCGTCGCGCGCGGCGCGAGCGCCGACGAGATCAAGAAGGCCTACCGGCAGCAGGCGCTGCAATACCACCCCGACCGGAACCCGGGCGACAAGTCGTCCGAAGACCGTTTCAAGGAGGTCAACGAGGCGTACTCCGTGCTGTCCGATCAACAGAAGCGGGAGCAGTACGACCGTTTCGGGCACGCCGGGCCAGCGGGGCAGGGCTTTGGCGGGTTCCAGGACTTCGGTGGTTTCGGCGTCGAGGATATCCTAAACGACTTCTTCGGTTCCGTCTTCGGGGGCGGGACGGGCGGCGGGCGGCGTCCCCAGCGCGGGGCCGACCTCCGCTACAACCTGACGATCAAGTTCGATGAAGCGGTGTTCGGCACGGAAAAGGAGCTCATCATCCCGCGCACCTCGACGTGCGGCGATTGCAAGGGCAGCGGCGCGAAGAAGGGGACCAGCCCCGAGAAGTGCGGGGCGTGCAACGGGCGGGGGCAGGTGTCGGTCCAGCAGGGCTTCTTCTCGATCTCGCGACCCTGCGGGCGCTGCGGGGGAACGGGGCAGGTCATCAAGGAGCGGTGTCCCGCGTGCAACGGCTCGGGGGGCATCCGCGAGAACCGGCCGCTCAAGGTCAAGATTCCCGCCGGCGTCGACAACGGCACCCGGATGAAGCTGCGCGGCGAGGGCGAGGCCGGTCCGCAGGGCGGCCCCTCCGGCGACCTCTACGTCGTGATCTCGGTCGAGGAACATCCATTCTTCATCCGGGAGGGCGCCGACCTCCTTTGCGAGGTGCCCATCACATTCCCGCAGGCGGCGCTCGGCGCCGACATCGATGTCCCCACGCTGTCGGGCAAGAAGACGCTGACCATCCCTTCCGGGACCCGTTCGGGCCAGGATTTCGTCATGAAGGGCGAAGGGGTGGCGCAGGTCAACGGCTATCGGCGGGGCAACCTGGTCATCCGTGCCATCATCGACGTGCCCAAAAAGCTGACCAAGAGACAGAGGGAACTGCTCACCGAGTTCCAGGTGCTCGCCGGGGAGACGCCGGGGCCGATGTCGCGCAGCTTCTTCGAAAAAGTGAAGGAGTTCTTCGAGTGA